The Bradyrhizobium oligotrophicum S58 genome contains the following window.
AGGTCGGGCTCGGTGAGGTCGTCGTCGAGGCCGCCGAGCAGGATGAAATCGGCATCGCGCGTGTCGTTCACGATCACGAGGTCGAGGCCGTCGATCAGCGAGCCGTCGCCGCCCCTGGTGATCAGGAAGCAGGCGTCGCCGCAGTCGGTGAACGGCGCGCGCGTGCGGTCGCGCAGGCCCGTCCAGGTCACCTCGCCCGAGGTGAGAATGCCGTCGTACGTCGAGCGCGGCAGGCCGAGCCGCGCCAGCCGCTCGGCATTGGGGCCCGCGCGCTTGCCGGAATTCGATAGCACGAGAATGTGCTTGCCGGCTTCCTTCAATCTGATGACGCAGTCGTGTGCCGCCGGAAACACCGTTCGGCCGTCATGCAGCGTGCCCCATTGGTCGAGCAGCACGTGATCGAACCGGTCGGCGATCGCGGAGAGGCCGCTGATCTCACACGCCGCGGCCGTCATCGTGGCGGCCCCTGCAGCGCCAGCAGCGCCGTGCCGTAGCTCGCCTCGGTCTGCGCCGCGACGCTCACCGGCACGCCGACGACACTCTGGCGAATGCGCGTCCAGGCCGCGTTCCTGGCGCCGCCGCCGATGCTGATCACGCGCCGCAGCGCCGGTGCGCCGAGCGCCTGGAGACGCCGATAGGCCAGCGCCTCGACGCTTGCAATGCCTTCGAGCAACGCCTGAAAGAAGCGGTGGTCTTCAGGCGGGCGCGGCGTGATCCGTGGCGCCAGCGCAGGATCGGCGATCGGAAAACGCTCGCCGGGCTTCGGCAGCGGATAGTAGTCGAGCCCGGTCGGCTGGTCGGGGCGCAGCAGCGGCGTCATGCGGGCCATGTCGTCGGTGGAGAAATGTGCGAGCAGCGCGGCGCCGCCGGAGTTCGATGCGCCGCCGGCGAGCCATTTGTCGCCGAGCCGGTGCGAGTACACGCCCTGGGCGGCGGCGAAGATCGGCTGTGTGGCGATCAGCTTCACCACCAGCGTGGTGCCGAGCGAGGTCACGGCATCGCCGGGCGTATCGGCGCCGGTCGCGATGAAGGCGGCGACGCCGTCGGTGGTGCCGGCCACGATGCGCGCCGATGGGGATAGTCCGAGCGTGCGCGCGATCGACGGATCGATGTCGGCGAACGGCGTGCCCGGCACCAGGATGATCGGCAGCACGTCAGGTGCGATGCCGAGCTGGTCGAGCCAGTATGGCCAGCAGCGCCGCACCGGATCATAGCCGAGCTTGAGAGCGTTGTTCTCGTCGCTGAAACCGTGACGGCCCGCGAGCCGTCCTGCGATCCAGTCGGCCTGGTGCACGGCGCGGTGCGCACCGTCAGTCTTGCCCAGCAGATGCAAGAGCTTGGCGAGCGCGCTGCTCGCACCATGCGCGCCGCTCTCGGGCGGCGCGACCGCGGCGATGCGTTTGGCCTCGCCGGTCGCGCGCGCATCGTTGTACATCAGGCCGGGCGAGCAGGGCCGTCCATCCGCATCGATCAGCAGCAGCGTGCCCGAGGTGCCGTCGACCGCGATGCGCGTGACGGCACCGAGATCGATGATCTCGCCGAGCTTCTCGATCGTCGCGACCACGGCCTGCCACCACAGCTCCGGATCCTGATCGATCGCGCCGCCGTCCTGACACGGGGCGGCGAGCGGAACGGCGGCCGCGCCACGGGCCGCACCGCTGTTATCGACGGCGCAGGCGCGCACGCCGCTGGTTCCCACGTCGATGCCGACAAATAACTCCGTCATGCGACCTCGTCTCGATTGCGCTGCAGCACGTTTGGGGGATTGACGGGCGGAGCAGCGTCTGCAATTTTTTGCAAGGCGTGAAGAATTTTGCAAGCAGACATTCGAGCAGGCATTCGTGACGACAGCTTCCGACAGGGCGCCCATGGTGGACGGCGAAGCCTCGCTGGCGACGCGCGCGGCGTGGCTGTATTTCGCGGCCGGGCTGACGCAGTCGGAGGTGGCGGACCGCCTCAACATCCAGAGCACCAAGGCGCATCGGCTGATCGCGCGCGCCAGCCGCGAGGGCATGATCCGCGTCTTCGTCGAGGGGCCCGTGGCGGAATGCGTCGCGCTGGAGAACGCGCTGGCCGACCGTTACGGGCTGGCGTTCTGCCGCGTCGCGCCGGATCTCGGCGAGGGCGAGCTGCCGCTGAAGGCGCTGGCCCTGGAGGGCGCGAGCTTCCTGCGCCAGGTGCTGGAGCGCGGCGACGACAAGATCATCGGCGTCGGCCATGGCCGCACGCTCGCGGCCGTCGTCGCGCAACTGCCGCAGACGCCGGCGCGCGACGTCCAGTTCGTGTCGCTGCTCGGCGGCCTCACGCGCAAATTCGCCGCCAATCCGTTCGACGTGATCCACCGCCTGGCCGAGCGCACCGGCGCGGAGGCCTATCTGCTGCCGGTGCCGGTGTTCGCCAACTCGGTCGCCGACCGCGCCGTGCTGATGCAGCAGTTCGGCATCGCCGACGTGTTCGCGCTCGCGCGCGCGGCATCGCTGCTGTTCGTCGGCATCGGCCAGATCCACGCCGACGGCTTCCTGGTGTCGAGCGGCATGATCAAGCCCGACGAGGTTGTCGAGTTGAAGCGCGCCGGCGCCTGCGCCGATCTGCT
Protein-coding sequences here:
- a CDS encoding TIGR01459 family HAD-type hydrolase is translated as MTAAACEISGLSAIADRFDHVLLDQWGTLHDGRTVFPAAHDCVIRLKEAGKHILVLSNSGKRAGPNAERLARLGLPRSTYDGILTSGEVTWTGLRDRTRAPFTDCGDACFLITRGGDGSLIDGLDLVIVNDTRDADFILLGGLDDDLTEPDLWRDQFARAAARGVPMICANPDLMMFGATGLVPAPGTLARAYEWLGGPVSFVGKPYQPIFAAALAQLGNPDPHRVLMIGDSLDHDVAGARAQGLQTLLLADGVHRTTLAGASDLAAATRKLAASPSRMPNWTMQHLAW
- a CDS encoding FGGY-family carbohydrate kinase, with protein sequence MTELFVGIDVGTSGVRACAVDNSGAARGAAAVPLAAPCQDGGAIDQDPELWWQAVVATIEKLGEIIDLGAVTRIAVDGTSGTLLLIDADGRPCSPGLMYNDARATGEAKRIAAVAPPESGAHGASSALAKLLHLLGKTDGAHRAVHQADWIAGRLAGRHGFSDENNALKLGYDPVRRCWPYWLDQLGIAPDVLPIILVPGTPFADIDPSIARTLGLSPSARIVAGTTDGVAAFIATGADTPGDAVTSLGTTLVVKLIATQPIFAAAQGVYSHRLGDKWLAGGASNSGGAALLAHFSTDDMARMTPLLRPDQPTGLDYYPLPKPGERFPIADPALAPRITPRPPEDHRFFQALLEGIASVEALAYRRLQALGAPALRRVISIGGGARNAAWTRIRQSVVGVPVSVAAQTEASYGTALLALQGPPR
- a CDS encoding sugar-binding transcriptional regulator, with product MVDGEASLATRAAWLYFAAGLTQSEVADRLNIQSTKAHRLIARASREGMIRVFVEGPVAECVALENALADRYGLAFCRVAPDLGEGELPLKALALEGASFLRQVLERGDDKIIGVGHGRTLAAVVAQLPQTPARDVQFVSLLGGLTRKFAANPFDVIHRLAERTGAEAYLLPVPVFANSVADRAVLMQQFGIADVFALARAASLLFVGIGQIHADGFLVSSGMIKPDEVVELKRAGACADLLGHFFNADGKLLDLDLSARATSMAARDLKKHRIVAIGGGPAKITALRAVLRSGFLNGLIIDEVTAQALSTDKPEKTSGNSKNKSRKGR